A window from Gottschalkiaceae bacterium SANA encodes these proteins:
- the topA gene encoding type I DNA topoisomerase, giving the protein MGKSLVIVESPAKAKTIGKFLGKNYKIKASVGHLIDLPKSKLGIDIENEFNPEYITIRGKGKILAELKKEAKKADRVYLATDPDREGEAISWHLARALQLNQDELIRIEFNEVTKTAVKKSIKEPRKIDLDLVDAQQARRVLDRLVGYQISPILWRNVRKGLSAGRVQTVATKIICDREREIDAFVPEAYWVFLGEFHHAPSTITVNAKLEARWNGKKAEKLTITSKEEADQIRQDLKDQKATIFSMKRTHSYRKPQAPYTTSKLQQEASNLIGYSPKKTMQIAQQLYEGIELKGEGTTGLITYMRTDSVRLSDDALQEARTFILEAYGETYYNGEVRYKSKKKDIQDAHEAIRATSAMRSPESIKASLTRDQFRLYSLIWSKYVGSQMVPAKIETAKIEIDVNQYLFRAKESTVIFEGFMALIPQSGFESKLQFDALVPQEPIAVQKIDGEEKFTKPPSRYTEASLVRLLEDLGIGRPSTFAPTISTILGRRYVELEEKKLHPTELGFVTTDLLGEYFGTIFNTDFTANMERQLDVVEQGETPWKTVIKEFYKELEPRLNHANETIQKIEIAERVSDVQCEKCGKLMVIKTGRFGEFLACPGYPECKNTKAILKDTGVSCPKCKEGTIIERRSKKGKKFYGCSAYPACDFVSWDPPYTEPCPTCGGFMTKSRGTIKCTECDYKTKVSKEPKEN; this is encoded by the coding sequence ATGGGAAAATCGTTGGTGATTGTGGAATCACCCGCCAAAGCAAAAACAATTGGAAAATTTTTAGGGAAAAATTATAAAATCAAAGCCTCAGTAGGGCATTTGATTGACTTGCCAAAAAGTAAACTAGGGATTGATATTGAAAATGAATTCAATCCAGAATACATTACCATTCGCGGAAAAGGAAAAATCTTGGCTGAATTGAAAAAGGAAGCAAAGAAAGCGGACCGCGTTTATCTCGCGACTGACCCCGACCGTGAAGGGGAGGCAATTTCATGGCATCTTGCCCGCGCCCTACAATTGAATCAAGATGAATTGATTCGCATCGAATTCAATGAGGTAACCAAAACCGCAGTAAAAAAATCCATAAAAGAACCTCGAAAAATCGATTTGGATCTTGTAGATGCACAACAAGCACGTCGCGTTTTGGATCGACTCGTTGGTTACCAGATCAGTCCAATCCTATGGCGTAATGTAAGAAAAGGATTGAGTGCTGGTCGCGTTCAAACTGTTGCCACGAAAATCATTTGCGATAGAGAACGAGAAATCGATGCCTTTGTTCCAGAAGCATACTGGGTATTTCTTGGTGAGTTTCATCACGCGCCTTCAACGATTACTGTAAATGCAAAATTAGAAGCACGTTGGAATGGAAAAAAGGCGGAGAAGCTCACGATTACAAGTAAAGAAGAGGCTGATCAGATCCGCCAAGACCTTAAGGATCAAAAAGCGACAATTTTTTCTATGAAACGCACGCATTCCTATCGCAAACCGCAGGCACCGTATACCACAAGCAAACTACAGCAGGAAGCGTCTAATCTGATTGGTTATTCTCCAAAGAAAACCATGCAGATTGCGCAACAGCTTTATGAAGGAATTGAGCTAAAAGGAGAAGGTACAACAGGCTTGATTACCTATATGCGTACAGATTCCGTTCGTCTATCAGACGATGCTTTGCAAGAAGCTCGTACATTTATCCTTGAAGCTTACGGCGAAACCTACTATAATGGAGAAGTTCGCTATAAATCGAAAAAGAAAGACATCCAAGATGCTCATGAGGCAATTCGTGCCACCAGTGCTATGAGAAGCCCAGAGTCCATCAAAGCGTCCTTGACGCGAGATCAATTTCGACTTTATTCATTAATTTGGTCGAAATACGTGGGTTCACAAATGGTACCAGCAAAAATTGAAACGGCAAAAATTGAGATTGACGTCAATCAGTATTTATTCCGAGCAAAAGAATCCACCGTTATTTTTGAAGGCTTTATGGCTTTGATTCCACAAAGTGGTTTTGAATCAAAACTTCAATTTGACGCTCTTGTACCACAAGAACCCATCGCTGTCCAAAAAATCGACGGGGAAGAGAAGTTTACAAAGCCGCCATCAAGATATACAGAGGCTTCTTTAGTTCGCTTGTTGGAAGATTTAGGCATTGGACGTCCAAGTACCTTTGCACCGACAATTTCAACTATTTTAGGTAGGAGATATGTCGAACTGGAAGAGAAAAAACTCCACCCGACAGAACTGGGTTTTGTCACAACCGATTTATTGGGCGAGTATTTCGGGACGATCTTCAACACCGATTTTACCGCAAACATGGAGAGACAACTTGATGTGGTTGAACAAGGCGAAACACCTTGGAAAACCGTTATAAAGGAATTCTACAAAGAACTGGAACCACGGTTGAACCATGCCAATGAAACCATTCAAAAAATTGAAATCGCAGAACGCGTCAGCGATGTGCAATGCGAAAAATGTGGGAAACTGATGGTTATTAAAACGGGTCGCTTTGGAGAATTTTTAGCTTGCCCTGGATACCCAGAATGCAAGAACACCAAAGCAATTTTAAAGGATACCGGTGTTAGCTGTCCTAAGTGTAAAGAAGGCACAATTATTGAACGCCGTTCTAAGAAGGGTAAAAAATTCTACGGGTGTTCAGCCTATCCTGCTTGCGACTTTGTATCGTGGGATCCACCCTACACAGAACCGTGTCCAACCTGCGGAGGCTTTATGACTAAGTCGCGCGGTACGATAAAATGCACAGAATGTGATTATAAAACAAAAGTATCGAAAGAGCCTAAGGAGAATTAG
- the codY gene encoding GTP-sensing pleiotropic transcriptional regulator CodY has product MQSNLLSKTRKLNQTLLIAGATPISFMQISETLGETLLADVLIISRKGKILGSNTERFPADEQVDLKIDEGTNRRLRATTETEENLENDPEGMPAFATFKNGLMTIVPILNIHGRLGTLVFYRSNSFTDDDLILAEYGATIVGMEIMKAKNEELEVITRKKTMVQVAIGTLSYSELEAIEHIFRELDGMEGLLVASKIADRVGITRSVIVNALRKFESAGVIESKSLGMKGTYIKVLNGYLLKELNL; this is encoded by the coding sequence ATGCAATCAAATCTTTTATCAAAGACAAGAAAATTGAACCAAACTTTATTGATCGCCGGAGCTACCCCGATTTCTTTTATGCAAATTTCAGAAACATTGGGTGAGACCTTACTGGCAGATGTATTAATCATCAGCCGAAAGGGAAAAATTCTGGGATCCAACACAGAACGATTTCCAGCAGATGAACAAGTTGATTTAAAAATCGACGAAGGAACCAACCGCAGATTGCGCGCAACAACTGAAACAGAAGAAAATCTTGAAAATGATCCTGAGGGAATGCCTGCCTTTGCAACATTCAAAAATGGCTTGATGACGATTGTTCCCATTTTAAATATCCATGGTCGATTGGGTACCCTGGTTTTCTATCGATCAAATTCTTTCACTGATGATGACTTGATTTTGGCAGAGTATGGTGCCACTATTGTCGGAATGGAAATCATGAAGGCGAAAAATGAAGAGCTTGAAGTCATTACTCGAAAGAAAACAATGGTTCAAGTTGCCATTGGAACCCTTTCATATTCCGAACTAGAAGCGATTGAACATATTTTCCGCGAACTAGATGGCATGGAAGGTTTGCTGGTTGCCAGCAAGATTGCCGACCGTGTAGGTATCACTCGATCTGTAATTGTTAATGCCTTGCGAAAATTCGAAAGCGCTGGCGTCATCGAATCTAAGTCACTGGGCATGAAAGGTACTTATATTAAAGTATTAAACGGATATTTATTGAAAGAATTGAATCTGTAA
- the rpsB gene encoding 30S ribosomal protein S2, producing MEGIKMAVVSMKSLLEAGVHFGHQTRRWNPKMAKFIFAERNGIYIIDLQKTVRKVDEAYSFVREVVQEGGEILFVGTKKQAQESIAINAKRCNMHYVNQRWLGGMLTNYKTIKKRIDRLHKLVKMEEEGTFDLLPKKEVIKLKHERERLEKFLGGIQNMKRVPDALFIVDPRKERIAIQEAHILGIPVVAIVDTNCDPDEIDYVIPGNDDAIRAVRLLSETIANAVLEGKQGEQLEDVDAPQA from the coding sequence ATGGAGGGTATCAAAATGGCAGTAGTATCAATGAAAAGCCTATTAGAGGCGGGGGTCCATTTCGGACACCAAACACGTCGATGGAATCCAAAAATGGCAAAATTTATTTTTGCTGAAAGAAATGGAATCTATATCATCGACTTGCAAAAAACAGTTCGTAAAGTAGATGAAGCATATTCTTTCGTTCGTGAAGTTGTTCAAGAAGGCGGAGAAATTCTTTTCGTCGGAACAAAAAAACAAGCACAAGAGTCAATCGCAATCAACGCAAAACGATGTAACATGCATTATGTAAATCAACGTTGGTTGGGTGGCATGCTAACAAACTACAAAACAATCAAGAAAAGAATCGATCGTCTTCATAAATTGGTGAAAATGGAAGAAGAAGGAACTTTCGACTTGCTTCCTAAGAAAGAAGTCATCAAACTGAAACATGAGCGCGAAAGATTGGAAAAATTCTTGGGCGGTATTCAAAACATGAAACGTGTTCCTGATGCTTTGTTTATCGTAGATCCTCGTAAAGAGCGTATCGCAATTCAAGAAGCGCATATTCTAGGCATTCCAGTTGTAGCGATTGTTGATACAAACTGTGATCCGGACGAAATTGATTATGTAATTCCTGGAAATGACGATGCAATCCGTGCCGTTCGCCTTTTGTCTGAAACAATAGCAAATGCTGTTTTGGAAGGAAAGCAAGGAGAGCAGCTTGAGGATGTAGACGCGCCACAAGCATAA
- the tsf gene encoding translation elongation factor Ts: MAAVTAGLVKELREMTGAGMMDCKKALVETEGSIEKAVDLLREKGLSKAAKKSGRIAAEGSVVSYIHGGGRIGVLVEINSETDFVAKNDEFKSFAKDIAMQVAAAKPLYLTKEEVPQDEIEHEKKVLREQALNEGKPEKIVDKMVEGRIKKYYKEVCLMEQPFIKDGDKTIQQLLNEKIAFLGENLKIRRFTRYEVGEGLEKKEENFAEEVAKQMQK; encoded by the coding sequence ATGGCTGCAGTTACTGCCGGTTTGGTAAAAGAATTACGTGAAATGACAGGTGCAGGAATGATGGATTGTAAAAAAGCACTCGTTGAGACTGAGGGAAGTATTGAAAAAGCAGTAGATTTATTAAGAGAAAAAGGATTGTCAAAGGCAGCAAAAAAATCAGGTCGGATCGCAGCGGAAGGTTCCGTTGTTTCCTACATTCATGGTGGAGGCCGAATCGGCGTACTCGTTGAAATTAATAGCGAAACCGATTTTGTTGCGAAAAATGATGAGTTCAAGTCCTTTGCTAAAGATATTGCAATGCAAGTTGCAGCAGCAAAACCACTTTATTTAACAAAAGAAGAAGTGCCACAAGACGAAATTGAACATGAGAAAAAAGTCTTGCGTGAACAAGCCTTGAATGAAGGCAAGCCTGAAAAAATCGTCGATAAGATGGTAGAAGGCCGAATTAAAAAATACTATAAAGAAGTTTGTTTGATGGAACAACCATTCATCAAGGATGGCGACAAAACGATCCAACAACTTTTGAATGAAAAAATTGCATTCTTAGGCGAAAACCTTAAAATCCGTCGCTTCACACGTTATGAAGTCGGAGAAGGTCTTGAGAAAAAAGAAGAGAATTTTGCAGAAGAAGTTGCAAAACAAATGCAAAAATAA
- the pyrH gene encoding UMP kinase: protein MSGIKYKRILLKLSGEALKGQSEFGVDPAMVKKMVSKIAQVHAMGIEIAIVVGGGNFWRGQSSPEMDRTTADHMGMLATVINALALQDAFEQMNIPANVQTAIEMRQIAEPYIRRKATAHLTKGKIVIFAAGTGNPFFTTDTCAALRAAEIDADVILLGKKGVDGVYDSDPLKNPDAKKYDSLTFKDVLDKELKVMDSTTASLCINTNIPIIVFGIEDPMNIVRVVRGEDIGTKLRG from the coding sequence ATGTCGGGTATAAAGTATAAGAGAATTCTCTTAAAACTAAGCGGTGAAGCTTTGAAGGGTCAATCTGAATTTGGTGTTGATCCTGCCATGGTGAAAAAAATGGTTTCTAAAATTGCTCAGGTTCATGCTATGGGTATTGAAATCGCCATTGTTGTTGGTGGCGGAAACTTTTGGAGAGGCCAATCTTCACCAGAAATGGATCGTACAACGGCTGACCACATGGGCATGCTTGCAACAGTAATCAATGCGTTGGCTTTACAGGATGCTTTTGAGCAGATGAATATTCCTGCAAATGTGCAAACTGCCATCGAGATGAGACAAATTGCAGAACCTTATATTCGCAGAAAAGCAACGGCTCACCTAACCAAAGGCAAGATTGTAATCTTTGCTGCCGGCACGGGCAATCCGTTCTTTACAACAGATACATGTGCAGCTTTGCGTGCCGCTGAAATCGATGCGGACGTTATTTTACTAGGAAAAAAAGGGGTAGACGGGGTTTATGATTCTGATCCACTTAAAAACCCAGATGCCAAAAAATACGATTCACTGACCTTTAAAGATGTCTTAGACAAAGAATTAAAGGTCATGGACTCCACAACAGCATCACTTTGTATCAATACCAATATTCCCATTATCGTATTTGGGATTGAGGATCCGATGAATATTGTTCGCGTTGTACGCGGAGAAGACATCGGAACAAAACTAAGGGGGTAA
- the frr gene encoding ribosome recycling factor, whose product MFTEVHKNVEAKMTKTINVFQDNLNSVRAGRANPSLLDRIMVDYYGAATPLNQVANVSAPEPRMLVISPWDVTLLHEIEKAITTSELGINPSNDGKIIRLVIPLLTEERRRDLTKLVKKLAEEAKVAVRNERRHANEKLKKQEKAGELTKDDLKEGEDAVQKLTDTYIKKIDAMEKAKASELLEV is encoded by the coding sequence ATGTTTACAGAAGTTCACAAAAATGTAGAAGCTAAAATGACAAAAACAATCAACGTATTTCAAGACAATCTGAATTCTGTTCGAGCTGGACGAGCAAACCCAAGCCTGCTTGACCGGATTATGGTTGATTATTACGGTGCTGCGACTCCATTGAATCAGGTGGCCAACGTCAGTGCACCAGAGCCAAGAATGCTTGTGATTTCTCCATGGGATGTCACCTTGCTTCACGAGATTGAAAAGGCGATCACAACTTCAGAATTAGGAATCAATCCATCAAATGATGGAAAGATTATTCGTTTGGTCATTCCTTTACTAACGGAAGAGCGAAGACGTGATTTAACAAAATTGGTAAAAAAATTAGCTGAAGAAGCAAAAGTTGCTGTTCGAAATGAACGCCGACATGCTAATGAAAAGTTAAAGAAGCAAGAAAAAGCCGGTGAGCTGACCAAAGATGATTTAAAGGAAGGCGAAGACGCGGTTCAAAAATTGACAGATACTTATATTAAAAAAATTGATGCCATGGAAAAAGCCAAAGCATCCGAGCTTTTGGAAGTTTAA
- the uppS gene encoding polyprenyl diphosphate synthase, producing the protein MNNQADSAQVNTSTPRHIAVIMDGNGRWAIRKGNQRSDGHRAGSEAVRNLVSGALDFKIPYITIYAFSTENWSRPKKEVDFLFRLLSQFIDKELTELKKTGVRVRFIGRRDRISKFLVAQMESMELETCENTKLSLTLAIDYGGRDEIHRAIERMQKAQQTSKTSWSPADLHQFLDAPELPDPDLVIRTSGEIRLSNFLIYQAAYAELWFTEELWPDFTKETLSRAILDYQKRHRRFGKIK; encoded by the coding sequence ATGAACAATCAAGCCGACTCGGCACAAGTCAATACCTCAACTCCTAGACACATCGCTGTAATCATGGATGGGAATGGTCGCTGGGCTATTCGAAAAGGGAACCAAAGGAGCGATGGACATCGCGCAGGTTCCGAAGCGGTTCGAAATCTAGTTTCAGGCGCATTGGATTTTAAAATTCCCTATATAACAATTTATGCCTTTTCAACAGAAAATTGGTCACGTCCCAAGAAGGAAGTCGACTTTCTTTTTCGATTGTTGTCCCAGTTTATTGATAAGGAATTGACAGAATTAAAGAAAACGGGTGTGCGGGTTCGCTTTATTGGTCGCCGAGATCGTATCAGTAAATTTTTGGTCGCTCAAATGGAAAGTATGGAGCTAGAAACCTGCGAAAACACGAAATTATCCTTGACTTTGGCCATAGATTATGGCGGTCGTGACGAAATTCATCGCGCAATAGAACGGATGCAAAAAGCACAACAAACCTCGAAAACATCTTGGTCTCCTGCGGATTTGCATCAATTCTTAGATGCTCCTGAACTTCCTGACCCTGATCTGGTGATTCGTACCAGTGGAGAAATACGGCTCAGCAATTTTTTGATCTACCAAGCTGCCTACGCAGAACTGTGGTTCACAGAAGAACTCTGGCCTGATTTCACGAAGGAAACCCTGTCTCGAGCAATTTTGGATTATCAAAAAAGGCATCGTCGCTTTGGCAAAATTAAATGA
- a CDS encoding phosphatidate cytidylyltransferase: MIKRSISGIVLVLLLGFVLMQGGYFLDLSVVLLSVIAIFELARVCKENNIHIHRELLVLQVVFLFFFHGQFSFLLVSVIFLFLTSGIYAIARNGITDMVYTVFASIYIVVNFAFFYFLNGDARVLLVFIFSWISDTCAYFTGVFFGKHPLCPAISPKKTIEGSIGGMIGSALLALLFSYYWHGDIIWYYAGFGLVGSAISQSGDLIASMFKRQSQIKDYGNIIPGHGGILDRFDSILFVLPVVYLITLMK; this comes from the coding sequence ATGATTAAAAGAAGTATTAGTGGAATTGTTTTGGTTTTGCTCTTGGGATTCGTATTGATGCAAGGCGGATATTTTTTAGATCTTAGTGTCGTTTTGCTTTCTGTAATTGCGATCTTTGAGCTTGCACGGGTATGTAAAGAAAACAATATCCACATTCATCGAGAACTACTTGTTCTTCAAGTTGTCTTCTTGTTTTTTTTCCATGGGCAATTTTCTTTCCTCTTGGTGAGCGTCATTTTTCTGTTCTTAACTAGCGGAATTTATGCCATTGCTCGCAATGGCATTACAGATATGGTGTATACTGTTTTTGCATCCATCTACATCGTCGTCAATTTTGCCTTTTTTTATTTCCTTAATGGCGATGCACGTGTACTTTTGGTGTTTATCTTTTCTTGGATTTCTGACACCTGTGCCTATTTCACCGGTGTCTTCTTTGGAAAGCATCCACTATGTCCTGCAATTAGCCCAAAAAAAACTATCGAAGGCTCAATTGGCGGCATGATCGGATCTGCACTGTTGGCACTTTTGTTTTCCTATTATTGGCATGGTGATATCATTTGGTATTATGCGGGCTTTGGACTTGTTGGCTCCGCAATCAGCCAATCCGGTGATTTAATTGCATCCATGTTCAAAAGACAATCCCAAATCAAGGATTATGGCAATATCATTCCGGGGCATGGCGGGATCTTAGATCGGTTTGACAGCATTCTTTTTGTCTTGCCTGTCGTATATCTTATAACTCTAATGAAATAG
- a CDS encoding 1-deoxy-D-xylulose-5-phosphate reductoisomerase produces the protein MKIAILGSTGSVGSQTLEVIQAFPKEFEVIALSANQQIDRLLEQIQIFQPQVVTIGSEVLANELRQRVDDPKLQILVGTKGLCQMASMDEVDLVVTSVVGMIGLEPTLAAIRAGKTIALANKETLVTAGKLVMSEAKKYGVDIIPIDSEHSAIYQALACGSHEEVKRIILTASGGPFRGKSREELGDVTFREALKHPNWSMGKKITIDSATLMNKGLEVIEAFWLFDLPVNQISVLVHPQSIVHSMVEYCDGNVLAQLGPSDMRLPIQFALSMPKRLITPWPRLNFLEHSALTFEALDHETFPCFDLCIQAIQKGGTFPTVLNAANEVAVHSFLHDEIRFNKIPQLIADVMSQHESLNEMRLNDILLADQWARKIANQILERG, from the coding sequence ATGAAAATAGCAATTCTTGGCTCAACAGGATCGGTTGGCAGTCAGACTTTGGAAGTCATTCAGGCTTTTCCAAAAGAATTTGAAGTGATAGCCCTTTCTGCGAATCAGCAGATTGATCGTCTCCTTGAGCAAATTCAAATATTCCAGCCACAGGTTGTCACCATCGGCTCTGAGGTTCTTGCAAATGAACTTCGCCAACGCGTTGACGACCCAAAGCTGCAGATTTTAGTTGGCACCAAAGGTCTTTGCCAGATGGCATCCATGGATGAAGTCGATCTCGTTGTCACTTCGGTTGTGGGTATGATTGGATTAGAACCGACTTTAGCTGCAATTCGAGCCGGCAAAACAATCGCTCTAGCCAATAAAGAAACCCTTGTTACGGCAGGGAAACTAGTGATGAGTGAAGCAAAAAAATACGGGGTAGACATCATTCCAATTGATAGTGAACATTCTGCTATTTATCAAGCACTTGCTTGTGGAAGTCATGAAGAAGTGAAACGAATCATTCTTACAGCATCAGGGGGACCATTCCGGGGAAAATCAAGGGAAGAGTTAGGTGACGTTACCTTTCGAGAAGCGTTAAAGCATCCGAATTGGTCAATGGGGAAAAAAATAACCATCGACTCTGCGACCTTAATGAATAAAGGCCTAGAAGTCATTGAAGCTTTTTGGCTTTTCGATCTTCCTGTTAATCAGATTTCTGTTCTGGTTCATCCACAATCGATTGTTCATTCTATGGTGGAGTATTGCGATGGAAATGTATTAGCACAATTAGGACCATCCGATATGCGTCTTCCTATACAGTTTGCGCTTTCTATGCCAAAACGGCTCATTACACCCTGGCCTCGGCTAAACTTCTTGGAACATTCCGCTCTCACCTTTGAAGCCTTAGACCATGAAACTTTTCCATGCTTTGACCTTTGTATTCAAGCGATTCAAAAAGGGGGGACCTTCCCAACGGTTCTCAATGCAGCAAACGAAGTGGCTGTCCACTCTTTTTTGCATGATGAAATCCGGTTTAATAAAATCCCTCAACTCATCGCCGATGTGATGAGTCAGCATGAAAGCTTGAATGAAATGCGTTTAAATGATATTCTGCTTGCTGATCAATGGGCAAGAAAAATTGCAAATCAAATCTTAGAAAGAGGATAA
- the rseP gene encoding RIP metalloprotease RseP translates to MSAIIQAIVIFFLLILVHEFGHYIVAKKSGTHVYEFAIGMGPLIRSFERNGTQYSIRLIPIGGYVRLEGEDEESDSPTGFTKQPPWKKFLILFAGAFMNFVFAGIIFFLLFSILGQPNTAIDQVIPDSAAAIHGLQAGDQIIEFQGVDIDSWEQLSSEIQKTTANQTVSISLLRDGAEITNSLQMGEGENSQGYLGIIPKRGFNFWFSLKSSWLYFWQGMGLLAGFFRELIQGKVGAEAVAGPVGIVTMIGEASQYGWLALLNLAGLISINLGFVNLLPIPALDGGRILFVLVEAIRRKPVPPEKEGWIHFIGFALMLGLLILITYQDLLRLLRP, encoded by the coding sequence ATGAGTGCGATTATACAGGCTATTGTTATTTTTTTCCTATTAATCTTAGTTCATGAATTTGGCCACTATATAGTAGCGAAAAAAAGCGGGACCCATGTATACGAATTCGCCATTGGCATGGGGCCATTGATCCGTTCTTTCGAGAGAAATGGAACCCAGTATTCCATTCGATTGATCCCTATCGGCGGCTATGTGCGTTTGGAGGGAGAAGATGAAGAATCTGATTCTCCAACCGGGTTTACCAAGCAACCGCCTTGGAAAAAATTCTTAATCCTTTTTGCAGGAGCCTTTATGAATTTCGTTTTTGCTGGGATCATTTTCTTTCTGTTATTCAGTATACTGGGTCAGCCGAACACAGCGATTGATCAGGTGATTCCCGATAGCGCAGCAGCGATTCATGGCTTGCAAGCGGGAGACCAGATCATCGAGTTTCAAGGTGTTGACATTGACTCTTGGGAGCAATTATCCTCAGAAATTCAAAAAACAACTGCCAATCAAACTGTTTCCATTTCTCTACTTCGTGATGGAGCAGAAATTACCAATTCCCTGCAAATGGGCGAGGGAGAGAATAGTCAGGGATATTTGGGCATCATTCCAAAGCGGGGATTTAATTTCTGGTTCTCCCTGAAAAGTAGTTGGCTCTATTTCTGGCAGGGAATGGGTCTTTTGGCAGGATTTTTCCGCGAATTAATTCAAGGCAAGGTTGGTGCAGAAGCCGTTGCAGGACCCGTCGGCATCGTCACCATGATTGGAGAAGCTTCTCAATATGGGTGGCTGGCATTACTCAATCTTGCTGGCTTAATCAGCATCAATCTCGGATTTGTCAATCTACTTCCAATACCGGCCCTTGACGGGGGGAGAATACTTTTTGTTCTTGTCGAAGCCATTCGAAGGAAACCCGTTCCTCCTGAAAAAGAGGGATGGATTCACTTTATTGGATTTGCTTTGATGCTAGGTTTATTGATTCTGATTACCTATCAGGATCTACTAAGATTGTTGAGGCCATAA
- the ispG gene encoding flavodoxin-dependent (E)-4-hydroxy-3-methylbut-2-enyl-diphosphate synthase, which translates to MKKTKKIQIGSQFIGGGAPITVQSMTNTDTRDARATLLQIQALHQAGCEIMRVAVPDQRAAEVLPQIVDACPIPLVADIHFDYRLALASLEAGVDAIRINPGNIGADWKVKEIVEKAKFHHAAIRVGVNAGSLEKRFLSQGLGIQSQHLVDSVLDQVNLLESFGFSSIVLSAKASSVPLFVETNRKLSSATDYPLHLGVTEAGFGLPGIVKSTAGLSILLEEGIGDTIRVSLTGDSIQEVEVGVSLLHALNLRHGGIEWVSCPTCGRTQVDLVSLAKEAKERLAHIETPYVIAIMGCEVNGPGEAQNADFGIAGGKGKGVLFQSGVIVKTVPENQLIDALVDLVESAERKE; encoded by the coding sequence ATGAAAAAAACAAAAAAAATACAGATTGGCTCCCAATTTATTGGCGGGGGTGCACCCATTACCGTACAGTCAATGACCAATACGGATACAAGAGACGCGCGAGCAACCTTGCTACAAATTCAAGCCTTGCATCAAGCGGGTTGTGAAATTATGCGAGTTGCCGTTCCCGACCAGCGAGCGGCTGAGGTCTTACCACAAATTGTAGATGCTTGTCCCATTCCCTTGGTTGCTGATATCCATTTTGATTATCGCCTTGCTCTAGCTTCTCTAGAAGCTGGTGTGGATGCAATTCGAATCAACCCAGGCAATATTGGTGCTGATTGGAAGGTCAAAGAAATTGTTGAAAAAGCAAAGTTTCATCACGCCGCTATTCGCGTAGGTGTAAATGCAGGTTCTCTAGAAAAACGATTTTTAAGCCAGGGCCTTGGCATTCAATCTCAGCATCTTGTTGATAGTGTTTTGGATCAGGTTAACTTGTTGGAATCCTTTGGCTTTTCTTCCATCGTACTCTCGGCAAAAGCCTCTTCGGTCCCTCTATTTGTAGAAACCAATCGTAAATTATCATCCGCAACAGATTATCCCTTGCATCTAGGTGTCACAGAAGCAGGCTTTGGTCTTCCAGGCATTGTAAAATCAACGGCAGGTCTTAGTATCTTGCTAGAAGAAGGCATTGGGGATACCATTCGTGTATCTTTGACTGGCGATTCAATTCAAGAAGTTGAAGTTGGTGTATCCCTTTTGCATGCCTTGAATTTGCGTCATGGTGGAATCGAATGGGTGTCATGTCCCACTTGCGGGAGAACCCAGGTAGACTTGGTTTCCTTAGCCAAGGAAGCGAAAGAACGACTGGCACATATAGAAACCCCATATGTAATTGCGATTATGGGTTGTGAGGTTAACGGCCCAGGAGAAGCGCAAAATGCAGATTTTGGAATTGCAGGAGGAAAAGGCAAAGGCGTGCTCTTTCAGTCCGGTGTCATTGTAAAAACAGTTCCAGAAAATCAATTGATCGATGCCTTGGTCGATTTAGTCGAATCAGCAGAACGGAAAGAATAG